Proteins found in one Physeter macrocephalus isolate SW-GA chromosome 17, ASM283717v5, whole genome shotgun sequence genomic segment:
- the ZNF568 gene encoding zinc finger protein 568 isoform X2 produces the protein MKPAQRDLYRDVMLENYSNLVTVGCQVTKPDVIFKLEQEEEPWVIEEEMLGRPCPEVWEDDEQIKEQQETLVRKVTSISKKTLIKENVIECKKVAKVFPLGSDIVTSRQNFYDSFDKGFEHNLDLLSYEKGCIREKNYECNKYEKPFYHCSSHVVTPFKCNQCGQDFNHKFDLIRHERIHAGEKLYECKECGKAFSRKENLITHQKIHTGEKPYKCNECGKAFIQMSNLIRHQRIHTGEKPYACKDCWKAFSQKSNLIEHERIHTGEKPYECKECGKAFSQKQNLIEHEKIHTGEKPYACNECGRAFSRMSSVNLHMRSHTGEKPYKCNKCGKAFSQCSVFIIHMRSHTGEKPYVCSECGKAFSQSSSLTVHMRNHTAEKPYECNECGKAFSRKENLITHQKIHTGEKPYECNECGKAFIQMSNLIRHQRIHTGEKPYACTVCGKAFSQKSNLTEHEKIHTGEKPYHCNQCGKAFSQRQNLLEHEKIHTGEKPFKCNECGKAFSRISSLTLHVRSHTGEKPYECNKCGKAFSQCSLLIIHMRIHTGEKPFECNECGKAFSQRASLSIHKRGHTGEKRRVY, from the exons ATGAAACCTGCTCAGAGGGACTTGTACCGtgatgtgatgctggagaactatAGCAACCTAGTCACAGTGG GCTGCCAAGTCACCAAACCAGATGTGATCTTCAAGTTGGAGCAGGAAGAGGAGCCATGGGTGATAGAAGAAGAAATGCTTGGGAGGCCCTGTCCAG AAGTTTGGGAAGATGATGAACAGATCAAGGAGCAGCAGGAAACACTTGTGAGGAAAGTCACATCCATCTCCAAGAAAACTCTAATTAAGGAAAATGTCATTGAATGTAAAAAAGTTGCAAAAGTATTTCCTCTGGGCTCAGACATTGTTACTTCAAGACAAAACTTCTATGACTCATTTGATAAGGGTTTTGAACATAATTTAGACTTACTTAGTTATGAGAAAGGCTgtataagagagaaaaattatgagTGTAATAAGTATGAGAAACCATTTTACCATTGCTCATCCCATGTTGTAACCCCCTTTAAGTGTAATCAGTGTGGACAAGACTTTAATCATAAATTTGACCTCATCAGACATGAGAGAATTCATGCTGGAGAGAAACtgtatgaatgtaaggaatgtggaaaagCTTTCAGTAGGAAGGAAAATCTTATTACACATCAAAAAATTCATACTGGGGAAAAACCGTATAagtgtaatgaatgtggaaaagcttTCATTCAAATGTCAAACCTTATTAGAcaccagagaattcatactggagaaaaaccTTATGCATGTAAGGATTGTTGGAAGGCCTTCAGTCAGAAATCAAATCTCATTGAACAtgagagaattcatactggagaaaaaccctatgaatgtaaggaatgtggaaaagccttcagcCAGAAGCAAAATCTTATTGAGCATGAGAAAATTCATACTGGCGAGAAACCTTATGCATGTAATGAATGTGGTAGAGCTTTTTCTCGAATGTCATCTGTTAATCTACATATGAGAAGtcacacaggggagaaaccctataaatgtaataaatgtggaaaagccttctcTCAATGCTCAGTATTTATTATACATATGAGAAGTCATACAGGTGAGAAACCCTATgtatgcagtgaatgtgggaaagccttctctCAAAGTTCATCCCTTACTGTACATATGAGAAATCATACAgctgagaaaccctatgaatgtaatgaatgtggaaaagccttcagcCGGAAAGAAAATCTCATTACACATCAaaaaattcatactggagagaaaccttatgaatgtaatgaatgtgggaaagcttttaTTCAGATGTCAAACCTCATCCGAcaccagagaattcatactggtgaaaAACCCTATGCGTGTACAgtatgtgggaaagcctttagtcAGAAATCAAATCTCACTGAACATGAgaaaattcatactggagagaaaccctatcaTTGTAATCAAtgtggaaaagctttcagtcaGAGACAAAATCTCCTTGAACATGAaaaaattcatactggagagaaaccattTAAATGTAATGAATGCGGTAAAGCCTTCTCTCGAATCTCATCCCTTACTCTTCACGTTAGAAGTCATACAGGGGAGAAACCGTATGAATGTaataaatgtggaaaagccttctcTCAATGCTCATTACTTATAATACATATGAGAATTCACACCGGTGAGAAACCTTTTGAATGTAATGAATGCGGGAAAGCATTCTCTCAAAGAGCATCCCTTTCTATACATAAGAGAGGTCATACAGGTGAGAAACGCCGAGTATACTAA
- the ZNF568 gene encoding zinc finger protein 568 isoform X1 codes for MTSQPSEISSSCMTTEHLTQMMEGTAWCSPDSALFKEEEDMTSSLGTVTFKDVAVDLTQEEWQQMKPAQRDLYRDVMLENYSNLVTVGCQVTKPDVIFKLEQEEEPWVIEEEMLGRPCPEVWEDDEQIKEQQETLVRKVTSISKKTLIKENVIECKKVAKVFPLGSDIVTSRQNFYDSFDKGFEHNLDLLSYEKGCIREKNYECNKYEKPFYHCSSHVVTPFKCNQCGQDFNHKFDLIRHERIHAGEKLYECKECGKAFSRKENLITHQKIHTGEKPYKCNECGKAFIQMSNLIRHQRIHTGEKPYACKDCWKAFSQKSNLIEHERIHTGEKPYECKECGKAFSQKQNLIEHEKIHTGEKPYACNECGRAFSRMSSVNLHMRSHTGEKPYKCNKCGKAFSQCSVFIIHMRSHTGEKPYVCSECGKAFSQSSSLTVHMRNHTAEKPYECNECGKAFSRKENLITHQKIHTGEKPYECNECGKAFIQMSNLIRHQRIHTGEKPYACTVCGKAFSQKSNLTEHEKIHTGEKPYHCNQCGKAFSQRQNLLEHEKIHTGEKPFKCNECGKAFSRISSLTLHVRSHTGEKPYECNKCGKAFSQCSLLIIHMRIHTGEKPFECNECGKAFSQRASLSIHKRGHTGEKRRVY; via the exons GGAACAGTAACATTTAAGGATGTGGCTGTGGACCTCACCCAGGAGGAATGGCAGCAAATGAAACCTGCTCAGAGGGACTTGTACCGtgatgtgatgctggagaactatAGCAACCTAGTCACAGTGG GCTGCCAAGTCACCAAACCAGATGTGATCTTCAAGTTGGAGCAGGAAGAGGAGCCATGGGTGATAGAAGAAGAAATGCTTGGGAGGCCCTGTCCAG AAGTTTGGGAAGATGATGAACAGATCAAGGAGCAGCAGGAAACACTTGTGAGGAAAGTCACATCCATCTCCAAGAAAACTCTAATTAAGGAAAATGTCATTGAATGTAAAAAAGTTGCAAAAGTATTTCCTCTGGGCTCAGACATTGTTACTTCAAGACAAAACTTCTATGACTCATTTGATAAGGGTTTTGAACATAATTTAGACTTACTTAGTTATGAGAAAGGCTgtataagagagaaaaattatgagTGTAATAAGTATGAGAAACCATTTTACCATTGCTCATCCCATGTTGTAACCCCCTTTAAGTGTAATCAGTGTGGACAAGACTTTAATCATAAATTTGACCTCATCAGACATGAGAGAATTCATGCTGGAGAGAAACtgtatgaatgtaaggaatgtggaaaagCTTTCAGTAGGAAGGAAAATCTTATTACACATCAAAAAATTCATACTGGGGAAAAACCGTATAagtgtaatgaatgtggaaaagcttTCATTCAAATGTCAAACCTTATTAGAcaccagagaattcatactggagaaaaaccTTATGCATGTAAGGATTGTTGGAAGGCCTTCAGTCAGAAATCAAATCTCATTGAACAtgagagaattcatactggagaaaaaccctatgaatgtaaggaatgtggaaaagccttcagcCAGAAGCAAAATCTTATTGAGCATGAGAAAATTCATACTGGCGAGAAACCTTATGCATGTAATGAATGTGGTAGAGCTTTTTCTCGAATGTCATCTGTTAATCTACATATGAGAAGtcacacaggggagaaaccctataaatgtaataaatgtggaaaagccttctcTCAATGCTCAGTATTTATTATACATATGAGAAGTCATACAGGTGAGAAACCCTATgtatgcagtgaatgtgggaaagccttctctCAAAGTTCATCCCTTACTGTACATATGAGAAATCATACAgctgagaaaccctatgaatgtaatgaatgtggaaaagccttcagcCGGAAAGAAAATCTCATTACACATCAaaaaattcatactggagagaaaccttatgaatgtaatgaatgtgggaaagcttttaTTCAGATGTCAAACCTCATCCGAcaccagagaattcatactggtgaaaAACCCTATGCGTGTACAgtatgtgggaaagcctttagtcAGAAATCAAATCTCACTGAACATGAgaaaattcatactggagagaaaccctatcaTTGTAATCAAtgtggaaaagctttcagtcaGAGACAAAATCTCCTTGAACATGAaaaaattcatactggagagaaaccattTAAATGTAATGAATGCGGTAAAGCCTTCTCTCGAATCTCATCCCTTACTCTTCACGTTAGAAGTCATACAGGGGAGAAACCGTATGAATGTaataaatgtggaaaagccttctcTCAATGCTCATTACTTATAATACATATGAGAATTCACACCGGTGAGAAACCTTTTGAATGTAATGAATGCGGGAAAGCATTCTCTCAAAGAGCATCCCTTTCTATACATAAGAGAGGTCATACAGGTGAGAAACGCCGAGTATACTAA